One window of the Parasphingopyxis algicola genome contains the following:
- a CDS encoding Crp/Fnr family transcriptional regulator — protein MSDAALSPLLGQFIGRMPPALRAAVEAAGVLVRYPDGATIHQRGDRKPGLSIVSEGTARLSTTDAEGERSTYIEMKAGDSFGEMTLFLDIPRAMDAVAVGETVIREVSRDRFTRLLDQQPALRDHLLVTLASQLSLALERLDDQRRLPAAVRLAKTLIVMAERDGAGHVARGSQSGLAEAIATSRVTAGKALAELADAELVETGYRTVHIPDIAALEDWIAERSVVSPLVEPD, from the coding sequence TTGAGCGACGCGGCGCTTTCGCCGTTACTCGGCCAGTTCATCGGCCGGATGCCGCCCGCCTTGCGCGCGGCGGTCGAGGCGGCCGGGGTGCTGGTGCGCTATCCGGACGGTGCGACGATTCACCAGCGCGGCGACCGCAAGCCCGGCCTGTCCATCGTCAGCGAAGGCACGGCCCGGCTCAGCACGACGGATGCCGAGGGCGAGCGCTCGACCTATATCGAAATGAAGGCAGGCGACAGTTTTGGCGAGATGACGCTGTTTCTCGACATTCCCCGGGCGATGGATGCGGTTGCGGTGGGCGAGACGGTCATCCGGGAGGTCTCGCGCGATCGTTTTACAAGGCTCCTCGATCAACAGCCGGCGCTGCGCGATCATCTGCTCGTCACGCTCGCCAGCCAGTTATCGTTGGCGCTCGAACGGCTCGACGATCAGCGCCGCCTCCCGGCCGCCGTGCGGCTGGCGAAAACCCTGATCGTAATGGCGGAACGGGACGGGGCAGGGCATGTCGCGCGCGGCAGCCAGTCGGGGCTCGCCGAAGCGATTGCGACCAGTCGGGTGACGGCTGGCAAGGCGTTGGCCGAGCTGGCCGACGCGGAGCTCGTCGAGACCGGTTATCGCACCGTGCATATCCCGGACATCGCGGCGCTCGAAGACTGGATCGCCGAACGCAGCGTCGTGTCGCCGCTCGTCGAGCCCGACTAG